CGCAGCTTTGAAAGAGAACCGAATAACCACGCATCAATGGTAACGAATATGACGTCAGATCCACCAAACCAAGATACGCGCGCAATTGGGATACGTAGAGGTCGAAAAAGTCTAAAAGGCCAAAGAAAAGGTACACGTACTAAAGTCTGCTCCAGACGTAACAGACAGGGTGAGGCCGATAACAAGCGAGTGTATCATGATGCCGAGTTGAAGAACCTGTTCGCGATAAGGAAGCTTGACCTCAAGGATAATTAGAAGGACTCACCAAAAGGCCAATGACTTGCCTTCGCCTCCCAATCACCGGATGGTGTGGTGCGTGTTCGTGAGCTTCTTCATGGGTGTGCGCGTGTTCCCGCACATGGGTCTCTTCGCCGTCTTCTTCCAAGACAGCTAGATGAGGATCATCCACAAGGCCAATTTTGCACACGTGATGGTGATGCCCATGTACATGATCGTGTGCCAAGGCGAGGCGACATATCCTAGGCGAGTTCGTTAACACCTCAATGGGCAATCCAATAACCGCAGACGGTGGTATCGATGGTGTGTGTgcatggtggtgatggtgaggATGGTGGGCCGCATGTGTATGATAGTGCGAAGTTGTCAAGGAAGGTGTATGTGCATAGGCAGGAAGAACGGGAGCACTAGGTGCACGCGTGATGGCAGGGTTGATAGGAATATCTGAAGATATGAGCGGCGTGGTCTCTGTAGGTGGTTCATGAGAAAGGTTGTGAATTTTCGCATGAGTTCGTGAGCGGGATCGTGAAGTGTGCTGCCTATTCCTTGACCTCGAATGCTGGTCGCGGACAATTTGTCGTGGTGATGGAGATCCTGGTCTCGAAGACTCTGGAGTCGGAGGCGCCGATGGTTTCTCTTGCAAATGTTCGACGTATGAAGTCGATATGTCTGGAAAATATTAGAGTATTACCACAACACTGAACTGTTCCTTACATTCAACAAGAAAAATGGACAAAAGCGACACCATTCTGCCACTCTAACGTTAATATTTCGATAAAAGAAACCTGAGACGAGCTACTCACATTATCAGCCCAGTAAATTTGCCTATTGCTCCATAACGCCGTTCGACTTCCTTACTCTGAAGCGACTTAAAGGCGTCATCGAGAAGGTGAATGAAGGCTGTCGCAAGGATGACACCCGTTCCAAAGTGTTTTCCGACGAAAAAGAGAATTCCAGGTATTCGGATGAAGGAAATATGCTTGGAAAGCGATGGAAAAGACACAGCTGTGATTCAAAGAATAGCCATGCCATGGACACAATAGGAAGAAAATGAACAATTTTAGCCCATGAGAATACGAAAGTTGTCAATAGTCGTACCGAATAACGAAACAAACAGAATGGCTAGTCCAACTCCCAGCCTCGGTTCGTCCACAATTCTAGCCGTCCCTGTGGCAAAAGTAGCGATTGTGGAGCCAATAGTTGTTGTTACTGAAACGTTGGACATATAGTGATCCTGCCATGATAGTAAAGTAGGCATTACAAGTCTCCGTAGAAGATATTTAATTGATGAATCCAGGGAAATTAGTAGGAAGTAGTCATAGGAAGGAGTAGTTGAGTGAGACAGCGGACTCGGTGGTTATCTAATGAAAACGAGGGCCAGTGGAGAGAGTACCGCACAGGTCCTCAGACGATGTTGACAAACAAAGACAAGCAAAGCATGCCGCCATCACGGCTATCAGATGAGGCTGCAGATTCCCAACGCCAAGTCCGCAATCTCATTCTTGAGTCTTCAACgtccaagaaaaaaagtatACTCCAATTTCTCTAGTAGCCCAGAGCTGATCATGAGAGAACAGATGTAATTACCTGGTTTTTTTATATCAGGAAATCCCTCAAGTTTTGCTTGAACAGCGTATCTGAATTGCAGGAAGGGGTATTTACACTCGTTCGAGCAACTATATCCTGAACCAAAAACTCATTCACCTTTCAACCACTCATCCAGTTCGTTTGATTTCCAATCGAAAAGCCTGTAACCACTCCAGTTCACAGAAGGACTCGGCTCTAGCTCTCAAGCTCAGGTAATGGAAGGATGTCTTACCGATGAAACAGCACCATTGCGAACCGAGGTTATCGTGTAAGCCCAAAAGCTTGGTACCAGAGCAAAATACGTCTCAGAGAGTGTCCGGACAGGCTTCTCAGAAGGACCTTTAATCAAGCAGAAACTACTACCACTACGGATTGGAATACAAGCGCTCTAACCTATCCAAGTATCTGCCTCCCGAGGGCGACGCAATTCCCCTGACATCGGAACAGCAGCTCTGTACTTATCAGATTTTAGACAACACGAGGCCTGCATCTTCGTAGCAACGAATCCTCGCCACCACCGACGTCAGCATCATATCGATTTCAAGAACTTGGATAGATAAGCGATATTCAAATATCGACCTCGGGGCGGGACACGATAATCACGCATTCTTGGCTTGGATAGTATTAGTGTACCCCGCCTAATTTGCTCAGGTCAGCATTTATTATTACTTGACTTCTTCTGAGCGCTAACCGAAATGGTTTAAAAACTCGGATTCAGAAAGGTTCGTCCACGAGTTTTTTTTGCGCGGACAGTCTGgcggactgtccgccggactCAAGGTGTATCTTGTGTGTTTGTGACCATGATGTGACGTCCGGGCCACGTCGCGAGCTCATGAAAGTCTTCCTGGACATAGCCCGCCCCCTGATGCGCTACACGGTGCGCACATTGCTCGTAGCGTATTCCACTGCTGCCCCAAACACGTGAGAATTTCTTCGGTGCATTGTGGCTTTTTTGGATATTGGCTggctcaacttcaacttgcgAACAAGTTTATTACGCGTTTTTCCTACCCCAATGCAGTCATTCACATGTACTCCCATAGAAATAAATCTGTAATATAAATACCAAAACTTCATACAGCCAAAACAATGGTGAACATCTTCTAGGCCAGCTCGGGGGCGGAGGGCGGTAGTGTGTTGGAGGGGCACTGATCGCTGTCGAGCACAGTGTGCACGGCTGTCACTAACCCAGTCACGCTCGCTCACTATAAGGCCTATAAGTCCGGCAGACTGTCCGCCGGTCAGTCTGGCGGACAGTCcgcgcctttttttttcgcaaaCCACCTGCCCTCCTCGGATTCGGAGTGAACACGTatattctatttttagaaggcaTGTATTCCGAGCGCACCATCAGCGTCGGTGTGCATCGTCGACGTTGAAATGAGCCTCATTCCAAATGTCTGGGGTATATTATGTAACAGAATGAACGTTCCATGACATCCTCTAATTTCTTCCAATACTTAAAAGTAGATGGTACCATTTGGAAATAATCAAGCTCGATTCAGGAAACCAAGCGAACTTGCGTCGACCGAACAAACTCTGGTGCACATTTTATCTTCTTCCCGAGCTAGAAAGAGATCGCCACTGTCTTCCTCAGGGACACCACAGTTACTAACATGTCCGCCCTTGCCCTGAGTCTTCTAACTGCCCTCCTTCATCCGCCGCCGGGTCCTCCACAGCactggaagaagagagaaacTTCGGAACCCTggtgtctaaaaatagaatctTATTTGCCCTAACGTTACTGTCCCATCCACCTGACATGGGCTGCACATCGGATTGAGGATTGAAGGAGATTAGCATAAATGACTTCCTCGACGTGCATTCCATAGTGGCTGTTAGTCACACATTCTACACTACGGCCGTCAACGATTCTTGACTTGACATGTATTGTATAGGTTGTTTGCTTGCCTCGGAGCAAGGACCATCGAGTTTCAATTGGATTTGGGCACACGCGGTGTCAATATTTCGTCCGGTATCAGTGGGAAGAGGGACTCTTTAAAAAAAGAATTCGTAGCCTGCGGCGTCTTACTGTTCCCAAAAAGTAAGGTTACATGGTAAAGACAGTCTCTTTTCATCCGACACTAGAAGAAACTGTTCTTAAAAATATCAAGAGTAGACCCGTATGCCTGGCTCAGACGTTCTGCTCCGCTGCTTTACTTAGCACAGCACGACAAAGGAAACCTCACACTAATTATACACAAACAGCTTGTAATATTCTGGGTTGTAATTACACAACAAG
This portion of the Psilocybe cubensis strain MGC-MH-2018 chromosome 12, whole genome shotgun sequence genome encodes:
- a CDS encoding Zinc-regulated transporter 2; protein product: MPTLLSWQDHYMSNVSVTTTIGSTIATFATGTARIVDEPRLGVGLAILFVSLFAVSFPSLSKHISFIRIPGILFFVGKHFGTGVILATAFIHLLDDAFKSLQSKEVERRYGAIGKFTGLIIMVSLLSIFLVEYISTSYVEHLQEKPSAPPTPESSRPGSPSPRQIVRDQHSRSRNRQHTSRSRSRTHAKIHNLSHEPPTETTPLISSDIPINPAITRAPSAPVLPAYAHTPSLTTSHYHTHAAHHPHHHHHAHTPSIPPSAVIGLPIEVLTNSPRICRLALAHDHVHGHHHHVCKIGLVDDPHLAVLEEDGEETHVREHAHTHEEAHEHAPHHPVIGRRRQVIGLLVLQLGIMIHSLVIGLTLSVTSGADFTSLTTAIIFHQLFEGLSLGIRIAALPPSKKDESTHLEDVHDSTSSAIVDEWEQNSERLFSDDSNNHPSANVDHDNPQVRTDDTVTAKRCPSIHSHDENVVPTILKPHHSRLQSPALSAPRRWLWTLKSVQWLKPTLTLLFGVTTPFGMLLGMIVWKSRGNSGDEGSMLLIQGVMSAISAGMLIYAATVEMIAADFVFGDVEGHHHHHHHHAHGDEYQGDGDGNSGGSEDGRSRPSVDTGGKNSSSADAGDEPKKNTTLRKRALAIFSLFAGASMMVLVGLGE